The Bos javanicus breed banteng chromosome 11, ARS-OSU_banteng_1.0, whole genome shotgun sequence genome includes a window with the following:
- the ZDHHC12 gene encoding palmitoyltransferase ZDHHC12: MAPWALLTPGVLVRTGHTVLTWGITLVLFLHDTALRQWEEQGELLLPLTFLLLVLASLLLYLTVSLMDPGYVNVLPQPQEEAKEEQTAMVPQAIPLRRCRYCMVLQPLRARHCRECRRCVRRYDHHCPWMENCVGERNHPLFVAYLALQLVVLLWALYLAWSGLRFFQPWGLWLRSSGLLFATFLLLSLFSLVAGLLLASHLYLVASNTTTWEFISSHRIAYLRQRPGNPFDRGLTRNLAHFFCGWPPGSWEALWAEDEEEEGSSQAV, from the exons ATGGCGCCCTGGGCGCTCCTCACCCCTGGGGTCCTGGTGCGGACCGGGCATACTGTGCTGACCTGGGGGATCACGTTGGTACTCTTCCTGCATGATACCG CACTTCGGCAGTGGGAAGAGCAGGGGGAGCTGCTCCTGCCCCTCACCTTCCTGCTGCTCGTGCTGGCCTCCCTGCTGCTTTACCTGACCGTGTCACTCATGGATCCGGGCTACGTGAATGTCCTGCCTCAGCCCCAG GAGGAGGCCAAGGAAGAGCAGACAGCCATGGTTCCTCAGGCCATCCCCCTTCGGCGCTGCAGATACTGCATGGTGCTG CAACCCCTGCGGGCTCGGCACTGCCGTGAGTGCCGCCGCTGTGTCCGCCGCTATGACCACCACTGCCCCTGGATGGAGAACTGTGTGGGCGAGCGCAACCACCCGCTCTTCGTGGCCTACCTGGCGCTGCAACTGGTGGTGCTTCTGTGGGCCCTGTACCTGGCatg GTCTGGCCtccgcttcttccagccctggggGCTCTGGCTGCGGTCCAGCGGGCTCCTGTTCGCCACCTTCCTGCTGTTGTCGCTCTTCTCCCTGGTGGCCGGCCTGCTCCTAGCCTCGCACCTCTACCTGGTGGCCAGCAACACCACCACCTGGGAGTTCATCTCCTCCCACCGCATCGCCTACCTCCGCCAGCGCCCTGGCAACCCCTTCGACCGTGGCCTGACCCGCAACCTGGCCCACTTCTTCTGTGGATGGCCCCCGGGGTCCTGGGAGGCCCTCTGGGccgaggacgaggaggaggaagGCAGTAGCCAAGCTGTTTAG